The following proteins are encoded in a genomic region of Hymenobacter siberiensis:
- a CDS encoding fasciclin domain-containing protein, with product MKKSFAPLLVALATSLMLASCGNDKSATTETKTVSTVNPADSIASMAGDSARMAKPEGVMVDGVAMTADKNIVENAAGAKSVSTLVAAVKQAGLAETLSGTGPFTVFAPTNAAFDKLPKGAVAGLMDPASKAKLAAVLTYHVIPGRLVAADLKDGQELTTVNGEKLYVTVKNGQVMVGNGKDAPATVQIADVISSNGVTHVIDTVVLPVAK from the coding sequence ATGAAAAAATCTTTTGCTCCCCTGCTGGTTGCCCTGGCTACCTCCCTCATGCTGGCTAGCTGCGGCAATGACAAGTCCGCCACCACCGAAACCAAAACTGTTAGCACCGTGAATCCAGCTGATTCTATCGCATCGATGGCCGGCGATTCGGCCCGCATGGCCAAGCCCGAGGGCGTGATGGTAGACGGCGTGGCCATGACGGCTGATAAAAACATCGTGGAGAATGCTGCCGGTGCCAAGAGCGTAAGCACGCTGGTTGCCGCTGTGAAGCAGGCTGGCCTGGCTGAAACCCTGAGCGGTACGGGTCCCTTCACCGTGTTTGCCCCCACCAACGCTGCCTTCGACAAACTGCCCAAAGGTGCCGTAGCCGGCCTGATGGACCCCGCCAGCAAAGCCAAGCTGGCTGCTGTGCTCACCTACCACGTCATCCCCGGCCGCCTCGTGGCTGCCGACCTGAAAGACGGTCAGGAGCTGACCACCGTGAACGGCGAAAAGCTGTACGTTACGGTGAAAAACGGACAGGTTATGGTTGGCAATGGCAAAGATGCCCCCGCTACCGTACAAATCGCCGACGTAATTTCGAGCAACGGCGTGACCCACGTAATTGACACTGTCGTGCTGCCTGTTGCCAAGTAA
- a CDS encoding peroxiredoxin has product MAVLVGKRAPSFKATAVIGGKTEEEFSLDRYLGKKHVLFYFYPADFSRVCPTEILAFQDRLAEFERRGVAVVGCSTDSHYVHLAWQETPRDQGGIAGVAYPLVADATKTISANYDVLGGHYDYTEQGEMTFVGSPMAYRGLFLIDRDGIVRHQLVNDRPLGRSLGEALRMIDALQFYENNGEACPVDWEANKDI; this is encoded by the coding sequence ATGGCAGTTCTCGTGGGCAAGCGCGCCCCTTCCTTCAAGGCCACAGCCGTGATTGGCGGCAAGACCGAAGAAGAATTTTCGCTCGACCGCTACCTGGGCAAGAAGCACGTATTATTCTACTTCTACCCGGCCGATTTCAGCCGGGTATGCCCCACCGAAATCCTGGCATTTCAGGACCGGCTGGCAGAGTTTGAGCGCCGGGGCGTGGCCGTGGTGGGCTGCTCTACCGACTCGCACTACGTCCACCTGGCCTGGCAGGAAACGCCCCGCGACCAGGGCGGCATTGCCGGCGTGGCCTACCCGCTGGTGGCCGATGCCACCAAAACCATTTCGGCCAACTACGACGTGCTGGGCGGCCACTACGACTACACCGAGCAGGGCGAAATGACCTTCGTGGGCTCGCCAATGGCCTATCGGGGCCTGTTTTTGATTGACCGCGACGGCATTGTGCGACACCAGCTGGTGAACGACCGGCCGCTGGGCCGTAGCCTTGGCGAAGCCCTGCGCATGATTGATGCCCTGCAATTCTACGAGAACAACGGCGAGGCCTGCCCCGTGGATTGGGAAGCCAATAAGGATATTTAA
- a CDS encoding DUF4349 domain-containing protein: MPPSRLLIYHADLRLKVANLPRASARLDSLVHRNGGYLSAATEVRAEGEWRQAITIRVAPARFQPLMAALGGLGTVEEKKLTTDDVTAQHADVAARLATKRAVEKRYIDLLARARKISEVLEVEGKIGEVREEIESTESHLKTLNDEVAYSIISLTCYQPLPQPVPEAPVVSFASRLVESFYTGWTLITSLLIGIVAIWPFLLLGGTGWWAVRRWRRSVAQAEV; this comes from the coding sequence TTGCCCCCCTCTCGCCTGCTCATTTACCACGCCGATTTACGCCTGAAGGTGGCCAACCTGCCGCGTGCCAGCGCCCGCCTCGACAGCCTTGTGCACCGCAACGGGGGGTACCTCAGCGCTGCTACCGAGGTGCGGGCCGAGGGCGAATGGCGGCAGGCGATAACCATTCGGGTGGCCCCGGCCCGCTTCCAGCCGCTGATGGCCGCGTTGGGTGGTTTGGGCACCGTGGAAGAAAAAAAGCTAACTACCGACGATGTGACGGCCCAGCACGCCGACGTAGCCGCCCGCCTCGCCACCAAGCGCGCCGTCGAAAAGCGCTACATCGACCTGCTGGCCCGCGCCCGCAAAATCAGCGAAGTACTAGAAGTGGAAGGCAAAATCGGCGAGGTGCGCGAAGAAATTGAGAGCACCGAAAGCCACCTCAAAACGCTCAACGATGAAGTAGCTTATTCCATCATCTCGCTCACCTGCTACCAGCCCCTGCCCCAGCCCGTACCCGAGGCCCCGGTCGTATCATTCGCCAGTCGCCTGGTGGAGTCATTCTATACTGGCTGGACGCTGATTACCAGTCTGCTGATTGGTATTGTAGCCATCTGGCCCTTCCTGCTGCTGGGCGGGACTGGCTGGTGGGCCGTGCGGCGCTGGCGCCGCAGCGTTGCACAAGCCGAGGTCTGA
- a CDS encoding peptidylprolyl isomerase, whose translation MKTAAIHTKKGVMKVEFYEQDAPNTVKNFTDLAEKGYYDGLKFHRVLPNFVIQGGCPNTREGAKGQPGTGGPGYKIDCETSGGHQYHERGALSMAHAGKNTGGSQFFIVHSRDNTAHLDRVHTVFGKVVEGLDVIDQISPNDEIEKIVVTEA comes from the coding sequence ATGAAAACTGCCGCAATCCACACCAAAAAGGGTGTAATGAAAGTTGAGTTCTACGAGCAAGATGCTCCGAACACCGTTAAAAACTTCACCGACCTCGCCGAGAAAGGCTACTACGACGGCCTAAAATTTCACCGCGTCCTCCCGAATTTCGTTATTCAGGGCGGTTGCCCCAACACCCGCGAAGGTGCTAAGGGCCAGCCCGGCACCGGCGGCCCCGGCTACAAAATCGACTGCGAAACCAGCGGTGGCCACCAATACCACGAGCGCGGCGCGCTGAGCATGGCCCACGCCGGCAAAAACACGGGCGGCTCGCAATTCTTCATCGTGCACTCGCGCGACAACACCGCCCACCTCGACCGCGTGCACACCGTGTTCGGCAAAGTGGTAGAGGGCCTGGACGTTATCGACCAGATTTCGCCCAATGATGAGATTGAGAAAATCGTGGTGACGGAGGCGTAA
- the rsgA gene encoding ribosome small subunit-dependent GTPase A — protein MTTTTTTDTYLPDGPTGLLHGIVVKSTGSWYIVRGLGTGQLYRCRLRGKFKIKGLKASNPLAVGDLVDFSIEAQTEGAGVISHIAPRRNYIVRRSVHKTGHVHIVAANLDQALLVVTLVSPATSFGFIDRFLVTAEAYHIPVTLLFNKTDLYDEDGFEYQAQIAGMYASLGYPSRTCAATTGEGVPEIDHLLDGKVSLLAGHSGVGKSTLINALVPDLDLKTAEISEFSDKGVHTTTFAEMLEVRPGTFIIDTPGIKELGLVDLPPAELAGYFPEFRALLGQCRYHNCQHTHEPGCAVREAVDQGRIALPRYDSYLSMLAGEDNRH, from the coding sequence ATGACAACGACAACCACCACCGATACCTACCTCCCCGATGGCCCCACCGGCCTGCTGCACGGCATCGTGGTGAAGTCCACGGGCTCGTGGTACATTGTGCGCGGCCTTGGCACCGGGCAGCTCTACCGCTGCCGCCTACGCGGCAAGTTCAAGATTAAGGGCCTGAAAGCCAGCAACCCGCTGGCCGTGGGCGACCTGGTCGATTTCAGCATTGAGGCCCAGACCGAGGGCGCGGGCGTTATCTCGCACATCGCCCCGCGCCGCAACTATATCGTGCGCCGCTCGGTGCACAAAACCGGCCACGTTCACATCGTAGCGGCCAACCTCGACCAGGCGCTACTGGTAGTTACGCTGGTGTCGCCAGCTACTTCGTTCGGATTTATCGACCGGTTTCTGGTGACGGCCGAGGCCTACCACATTCCCGTCACGCTGCTCTTCAACAAAACCGATTTGTACGACGAGGACGGCTTCGAGTACCAGGCCCAGATTGCGGGCATGTATGCCAGCCTGGGCTATCCCAGCCGCACCTGCGCCGCCACTACGGGCGAGGGCGTGCCCGAAATCGACCACCTGCTCGATGGCAAAGTGAGCTTGCTGGCCGGCCACTCCGGCGTGGGCAAAAGCACGCTCATCAATGCCCTGGTGCCCGACCTCGACCTGAAAACCGCCGAAATCAGCGAATTCTCCGATAAAGGCGTGCACACTACTACTTTCGCCGAAATGCTGGAAGTGCGCCCCGGCACCTTTATCATCGACACGCCCGGCATAAAGGAGCTGGGCCTCGTGGATTTGCCGCCCGCCGAGCTGGCCGGCTACTTCCCCGAGTTCCGCGCCCTGCTGGGCCAGTGCCGCTACCACAACTGCCAGCACACCCACGAGCCCGGCTGCGCCGTGCGCGAAGCCGTGGACCAGGGCCGCATTGCCCTGCCCCGCTATGACAGCTACCTGAGCATGCTGGCCGGCGAGGATAACCGGCACTAG
- a CDS encoding DUF4290 domain-containing protein → MTDINSLPFHLQLLVREYGHSTYQLIQGLKDIEDVAERTKRATAIVQLMLRLQPALRDLPEIQTRLWNHLHAMAGEDVALEAPVALRSLTVRTEKPGRVPYPRTAPKLRVYGAAIEALIAKALTLEDADEREQATIQIGRTMKFLYRQHNKENAKDVTILKHLGELSGGKLTLDPTLVDSENLFEMPAAPAGTKPFIVPQPQPQQREGQNRDRREGRDRDNRGSGFGNKNGKKRKKGRSQEPQQPPQ, encoded by the coding sequence ATGACCGATATTAATTCCCTGCCCTTCCACCTGCAGCTGCTGGTGCGCGAATACGGGCACAGCACTTACCAGCTCATTCAGGGCCTCAAAGACATTGAGGACGTGGCCGAGCGCACCAAGCGCGCCACCGCCATTGTGCAGCTCATGCTGCGCCTGCAGCCGGCCCTGCGCGACCTGCCCGAAATCCAGACCCGCCTCTGGAACCACCTGCACGCCATGGCCGGCGAGGACGTGGCCCTGGAAGCCCCCGTGGCCCTGCGCAGCCTCACGGTACGCACCGAAAAACCCGGCCGTGTGCCTTACCCGCGCACCGCCCCCAAGCTGCGCGTTTACGGCGCAGCCATCGAAGCCCTGATTGCGAAGGCCCTCACCCTGGAGGATGCTGACGAGCGCGAGCAGGCCACCATCCAGATTGGGCGGACGATGAAGTTCCTCTACCGCCAGCACAATAAGGAAAACGCCAAAGACGTAACCATTCTGAAGCATTTGGGCGAGCTTTCGGGCGGTAAGCTCACACTCGACCCGACATTGGTGGACAGCGAAAACCTGTTTGAGATGCCGGCGGCACCAGCCGGGACGAAGCCGTTTATCGTGCCCCAGCCGCAGCCCCAGCAGCGCGAAGGCCAGAACCGCGACCGCCGCGAAGGCCGCGACCGCGACAACCGGGGCAGTGGCTTTGGCAACAAAAACGGCAAAAAGCGCAAGAAAGGCCGTAGCCAGGAGCCGCAGCAGCCCCCGCAATAA
- a CDS encoding DUF3109 family protein — MIIIQETVISDDIADNFFVCNLDACKGACCVEGDLGAPLEEPELRILEQEYANIKPFLTEAGQAAIEAQGLYIKDWEGDFSTTTIEDKECAYALWDERGILKCGIEQAYLAGATTFKKPISCHLYPIRITKYEGFDALNYDRWNICNPACDFGGKLGVKVYQFLKEPLIRKYGEGWYGQLVQEIENPTPEGKK; from the coding sequence ATGATTATTATCCAGGAAACGGTCATTTCCGATGACATCGCCGACAACTTTTTCGTCTGCAACCTCGACGCCTGCAAAGGAGCCTGCTGCGTGGAGGGCGACCTCGGCGCGCCGCTCGAAGAGCCCGAGCTACGGATTCTGGAGCAGGAATACGCCAACATCAAGCCCTTCCTCACCGAGGCCGGGCAGGCTGCTATCGAAGCCCAGGGCCTGTATATCAAGGACTGGGAGGGCGATTTCAGCACCACTACCATTGAGGACAAGGAGTGCGCCTACGCCCTCTGGGACGAGCGCGGCATCCTGAAATGTGGCATCGAGCAGGCCTATCTGGCCGGCGCAACCACTTTCAAAAAGCCCATCAGCTGCCACCTGTACCCCATTCGCATCACGAAGTACGAAGGCTTCGACGCGCTGAACTACGACCGGTGGAATATCTGCAATCCGGCCTGTGACTTCGGCGGCAAGCTGGGCGTGAAAGTGTACCAGTTTCTCAAGGAGCCGCTCATTCGCAAGTACGGCGAGGGCTGGTACGGGCAGCTGGTGCAGGAAATTGAGAACCCGACGCCGGAGGGGAAGAAATAG
- a CDS encoding phage holin family protein yields MLGFILKFILTAVLVYGLSMVLPGVVLGGMGSAAILVIVLGILNAIVKPILQILGFPITVLTLGLFLLVINVIIVKLADFLMSSFDVHGLLNALLFSLALSVVNAVVDLVMD; encoded by the coding sequence ATGTTAGGATTCATTCTCAAATTCATTCTTACCGCTGTGCTGGTGTATGGCCTCAGCATGGTGCTGCCGGGCGTGGTGCTGGGTGGCATGGGCAGCGCGGCCATTCTGGTTATCGTGCTGGGCATTCTGAATGCCATTGTGAAACCCATTCTGCAAATTCTGGGCTTTCCCATTACGGTGCTCACGCTGGGCCTTTTCCTGTTGGTTATCAACGTCATCATCGTAAAGCTGGCCGATTTCCTGATGAGTAGCTTCGATGTCCACGGCTTGCTGAATGCGCTCTTATTCAGCCTGGCCTTGTCGGTGGTAAATGCCGTGGTGGACTTGGTAATGGATTAA
- the murA gene encoding UDP-N-acetylglucosamine 1-carboxyvinyltransferase: MAAFEVRGGKSLRGEITPQGAKNEALQILCAVLLTPEPITISNIPDIRDVNKLIELLRDMGVKVGKLATDTYVFQAENINLDYMDTPEFVAQAGALRGSVMILGPMLGRYGRCQLPKPGGDKIGRRPMDTHFLGLEKLGGKLTLEGTDFYRIKVDGKLTGAHMLLDEASVTGTANILMAAVLAEGTTTIYNAACEPYLQQLCRMLVRMGANIQGIGSNLLTIVGVDKLVGTEHRMLPDMIEIGSFIGLAAMTGSEITIKDCQIPELGLIPDTFRKLGIQLEFRGDDIFIPAQPHYEIATYLDGSILTVSDHTWPGFTPDLLSIVLVVACQAKGTVLIHQKMFESRLFFVDKLIDMGAQVILCDPHRATVIGLDQRTRLRGITMTSPDIRAGVALLIAALSAEGKSTIENVEQIDRGYQNIDTRLQALGADIRRL, from the coding sequence ATGGCTGCATTTGAAGTACGCGGCGGCAAATCCCTGCGCGGCGAAATCACGCCCCAGGGCGCTAAAAACGAAGCCCTCCAGATTCTCTGCGCGGTATTGCTGACGCCGGAACCCATTACCATCAGCAACATCCCCGATATCCGCGACGTCAACAAGCTCATCGAGCTGCTGCGCGATATGGGCGTGAAAGTGGGCAAGCTGGCAACGGACACCTACGTTTTCCAAGCCGAGAATATCAACCTCGACTACATGGACACGCCCGAGTTTGTGGCCCAGGCCGGCGCGCTGCGCGGCTCGGTGATGATTCTCGGGCCCATGCTGGGGCGCTACGGGCGCTGCCAGCTACCCAAGCCAGGCGGCGATAAAATTGGTCGCCGGCCAATGGACACCCACTTCCTGGGCCTCGAAAAGCTGGGCGGCAAGCTCACGCTGGAAGGCACCGATTTCTACCGCATCAAGGTCGATGGCAAGTTGACGGGCGCCCACATGCTGCTAGACGAAGCATCGGTAACCGGCACGGCCAACATTCTCATGGCCGCCGTGCTGGCCGAAGGTACTACCACCATCTACAACGCCGCCTGCGAGCCTTACTTGCAGCAGCTGTGCCGGATGCTGGTGCGCATGGGCGCTAACATCCAAGGCATTGGCTCCAACCTGCTCACCATCGTGGGCGTGGATAAGCTGGTCGGCACCGAGCACCGCATGCTGCCGGACATGATTGAAATTGGCTCCTTTATCGGCCTCGCGGCCATGACGGGCTCCGAAATCACCATTAAGGACTGCCAGATTCCCGAGCTGGGCCTCATCCCCGATACTTTCCGCAAGCTGGGCATTCAGCTTGAATTCCGAGGCGATGATATTTTCATTCCGGCCCAGCCGCACTACGAAATCGCCACCTACCTCGACGGCTCCATTCTGACAGTGAGCGACCACACCTGGCCGGGCTTCACCCCCGATTTGCTCAGCATTGTGCTCGTAGTGGCCTGTCAGGCCAAGGGCACGGTCCTCATTCACCAGAAGATGTTTGAGTCGCGCCTGTTCTTCGTCGATAAGCTCATCGACATGGGCGCGCAGGTTATTCTTTGCGACCCGCACCGCGCCACCGTTATCGGCCTCGACCAGCGCACGCGCCTGCGCGGCATCACCATGACCTCGCCCGACATCCGGGCCGGCGTGGCCCTGCTCATCGCCGCGCTGTCGGCCGAGGGCAAAAGTACCATCGAAAACGTGGAGCAGATTGACCGCGGCTATCAGAATATCGATACGCGCCTGCAAGCGCTGGGGGCTGATATTCGCCGCCTGTAA
- a CDS encoding 3-deoxy-D-manno-octulosonic acid transferase codes for MLFLYDTALGLYGLLLRLLAPFVPKAAAWVAGRRGLLAHIRQTIGADAAPRVWFHCASLGEFEQGRPLIEAYRQAHPGTKVVLTFFSPSGYEIRKSWPGADYIFYLPLDTRANARAFLDAVQPRLVVFVKYEFWYHFLDEAFQRHIPAIVVSAIFRSEQVFFKPWGGFFRKILGRFTHIFTQNEASAQLLRGAGIKQVSVAGDTRFDTVVATALAPARSLPLVDAFVADGAPVLVVGSSWAEDLPVLRPLLARYGPELRVLIAPHEVTETNLRLVETTLPGPVQRYSLADAATVAQARVLLFDNVGLLSQLYRFGEYAYVGGAFGKGLHNTLEAAAFGLPLFFGPTYGKFQEAVELVAMKGAFPVQSGAELEAAFTYLWNTDEARLRLQDTILDYVHDQAGATRTIMAALRTLTPA; via the coding sequence TTGCTTTTCCTCTACGATACCGCCCTTGGCCTGTATGGCCTGTTGCTCCGGCTGTTAGCGCCGTTTGTGCCCAAGGCCGCCGCCTGGGTGGCGGGCCGGCGCGGGCTGCTGGCCCACATTCGCCAAACCATTGGGGCCGATGCCGCGCCCCGCGTGTGGTTTCACTGCGCCTCGCTGGGCGAGTTTGAGCAGGGCCGCCCGCTGATAGAAGCCTACCGGCAGGCGCACCCCGGCACCAAGGTGGTGCTCACGTTTTTCTCGCCCTCGGGCTACGAAATCCGCAAAAGCTGGCCGGGCGCCGACTACATTTTCTACCTCCCCCTGGATACCCGCGCCAATGCCCGGGCTTTTCTGGATGCGGTGCAGCCCCGCCTAGTGGTGTTTGTGAAGTACGAGTTCTGGTATCATTTCCTGGATGAGGCGTTTCAGCGCCACATTCCGGCCATCGTGGTGTCGGCTATTTTCCGGTCCGAGCAGGTGTTTTTCAAGCCCTGGGGCGGCTTTTTTCGAAAAATTCTCGGACGCTTCACGCATATTTTCACGCAGAACGAAGCATCGGCCCAGCTGCTGCGTGGCGCAGGGATTAAACAGGTGAGCGTGGCCGGCGATACCCGTTTCGATACCGTAGTGGCCACTGCGCTGGCCCCGGCCCGCTCGCTGCCGCTGGTTGATGCCTTTGTGGCCGACGGTGCACCCGTGCTGGTAGTGGGCAGCAGCTGGGCCGAAGACCTGCCCGTACTGCGCCCGCTGCTGGCACGCTACGGTCCGGAGCTGCGCGTGCTCATCGCCCCGCACGAAGTGACGGAAACCAACCTGCGCCTAGTTGAAACCACGCTACCGGGGCCGGTGCAGCGCTACTCGCTGGCCGATGCGGCTACCGTAGCCCAGGCCCGGGTGCTGCTGTTTGATAACGTGGGCTTGCTCAGCCAGCTCTATCGGTTTGGCGAATATGCCTACGTGGGCGGCGCGTTCGGTAAGGGCCTGCACAACACGCTGGAGGCGGCCGCGTTCGGCCTACCGCTGTTTTTTGGGCCTACATACGGCAAGTTTCAGGAGGCCGTGGAGCTGGTGGCCATGAAAGGCGCGTTCCCCGTGCAAAGTGGCGCCGAGCTGGAAGCCGCCTTCACTTACCTCTGGAACACCGACGAGGCCCGCCTGCGCCTCCAGGATACCATTCTCGATTACGTGCACGACCAGGCCGGGGCCACGCGCACCATCATGGCGGCCCTGCGCACTCTCACCCCCGCATGA
- a CDS encoding ATP-dependent helicase: protein MALDYLSLLNPSQAAAVMQTEGPCMIIAGAGSGKTRVLTYRIANLLEKGVDPFNILALTFTNKAAKEMRARVEKVVGPAARSLWMGTFHSVFAKILRSEADKIGYPRSFTIYDSQDSKTLIGQIVKELELDDKLYKSSLVLGRISAAKNKLISHNQYLNDAAIKADDEATMRPKIGILYQQYQQRCFKAGAMDFDDLLFNTNVLFRDHADILNKYQNMFKFVMVDEYQDTNYSQYLITRKLAAKERNICVVGDDAQSIYAFRGADITNILNFEKDYPELQVFKLEQNYRSTKNIVWAANSVIKNNQAQLRKDVFSENEEGTLIEVLKAASDNEEGKLVANSIFEDKMNGHLSYDNFAILYRTNAQSRAMEESLRKLNIKYKIVGGLSFYQRKEIKDLVAYLRLTVNQNDEQAIRRVINYPKRGIGDTTISKLITTADEANHTLWEVVAHADQFMAARVSNPVVGFAEKIKSYIVVAEKEDAFEAAKFIAKNSGMLEELYADKSIEGLSRYENIQELLNGIKEYVDDPEREDKSLGAFLQDIALVTDSDLKDAAQEGEAVTLMTIHSAKGLEFRNVYIVGMEENLFPSQMMITSRADLEEERRLFYVAITRAEKKLTLSYATSRYQWGNLRSCEKSRFLDEIDPRFIDFKFSSGPGPAEGSPFQHVFERRSNLIPTPPRKVQATKYVAPADFAPSDTSKLQTGQRVEHAKFGFGMVSALETQQGTTKATIQFEEVGEKVLLLSFAKLRVH, encoded by the coding sequence ATGGCACTAGATTATCTTTCCCTCCTCAATCCGTCGCAAGCCGCTGCGGTGATGCAAACCGAAGGCCCTTGCATGATTATCGCCGGGGCTGGCTCGGGCAAAACCCGGGTGCTCACCTATCGCATCGCCAATCTGCTCGAAAAAGGCGTCGACCCGTTCAACATCCTCGCCCTCACTTTTACCAACAAGGCCGCCAAGGAAATGCGCGCCCGCGTAGAAAAGGTAGTGGGCCCGGCGGCCCGTAGCCTATGGATGGGCACATTTCACTCGGTTTTTGCCAAAATCCTGCGCTCTGAGGCCGATAAAATCGGTTATCCGCGCAGCTTCACCATCTACGACTCGCAGGATTCGAAAACCCTGATTGGCCAGATTGTGAAGGAGTTGGAGCTCGACGACAAGCTCTATAAATCCAGCCTGGTGCTGGGCCGCATTTCGGCCGCCAAAAACAAGCTGATTTCGCACAACCAGTACCTGAACGATGCCGCCATCAAGGCCGACGACGAGGCGACGATGCGGCCCAAAATCGGGATTCTGTACCAGCAGTACCAGCAGCGCTGTTTCAAGGCCGGCGCCATGGATTTTGATGACCTGCTGTTTAATACCAACGTGCTGTTTCGCGACCACGCCGACATTCTGAATAAATACCAGAATATGTTCAAGTTCGTGATGGTGGACGAGTATCAGGACACCAACTATTCGCAGTATTTAATTACCCGCAAGCTCGCGGCAAAAGAACGGAATATCTGCGTGGTGGGCGACGATGCGCAGAGCATTTACGCTTTCCGGGGGGCGGATATCACCAACATTCTCAATTTTGAGAAAGACTATCCCGAATTGCAGGTATTTAAGCTGGAGCAGAATTACCGCTCCACAAAAAACATTGTGTGGGCCGCCAATTCCGTCATTAAAAACAACCAGGCGCAATTACGCAAAGATGTATTTTCGGAAAATGAGGAAGGCACGCTGATTGAGGTACTAAAAGCTGCTTCGGACAACGAGGAGGGCAAATTAGTGGCCAATTCTATCTTCGAGGATAAGATGAACGGGCATTTGTCGTACGACAATTTTGCTATTCTTTACCGCACCAATGCGCAAAGCCGCGCGATGGAAGAATCGTTGCGGAAGTTAAATATCAAATACAAAATTGTTGGGGGCCTGTCGTTTTATCAGCGCAAGGAAATCAAGGATTTGGTGGCCTATTTACGGCTTACCGTTAACCAGAACGATGAGCAGGCTATTCGCCGGGTAATTAATTACCCAAAGCGCGGAATTGGTGATACCACCATCAGCAAACTGATTACGACGGCCGACGAAGCCAACCATACGCTATGGGAAGTAGTGGCCCACGCCGACCAGTTTATGGCGGCGCGGGTGAGCAACCCCGTAGTAGGCTTCGCCGAAAAAATCAAGAGCTACATCGTGGTTGCCGAGAAAGAGGATGCTTTTGAAGCGGCCAAATTCATCGCCAAAAACTCCGGCATGCTGGAGGAGCTTTACGCCGACAAAAGCATCGAAGGCCTCTCGCGTTACGAGAACATTCAAGAGCTGCTGAACGGCATCAAAGAGTACGTAGACGACCCCGAGCGCGAAGACAAAAGCCTCGGCGCTTTCCTGCAGGATATTGCGCTGGTGACGGATTCGGACCTGAAAGATGCCGCGCAGGAAGGCGAAGCCGTGACGCTGATGACCATTCACTCGGCCAAGGGCCTGGAATTCCGCAACGTGTACATCGTGGGCATGGAGGAAAACCTCTTTCCGAGCCAGATGATGATTACCTCGCGGGCCGATTTGGAGGAAGAGCGCCGCTTATTCTACGTGGCCATCACGCGGGCCGAGAAAAAGCTGACGCTCAGCTACGCCACCTCGCGCTACCAGTGGGGCAACCTGCGTAGCTGCGAGAAAAGCCGCTTTCTGGATGAAATTGACCCGCGCTTTATCGATTTCAAATTTTCCTCCGGGCCAGGACCGGCCGAGGGCTCGCCGTTCCAGCACGTATTCGAGCGGCGCTCAAACCTGATTCCTACGCCACCGCGCAAGGTGCAGGCCACCAAATACGTAGCTCCGGCCGACTTCGCGCCCTCCGACACTTCTAAGCTGCAAACCGGCCAGCGCGTGGAGCACGCCAAGTTCGGCTTCGGCATGGTAAGCGCGCTCGAAACGCAGCAGGGTACTACCAAAGCTACTATCCAGTTTGAGGAAGTGGGCGAGAAAGTGCTGCTGCTGAGCTTTGCCAAGCTGCGGGTGCATTAA